The Phyllopteryx taeniolatus isolate TA_2022b chromosome 19, UOR_Ptae_1.2, whole genome shotgun sequence genome includes the window TTTTATACACATTGCTACTCGGGCATAACTGTTAACCTCATTATGCATGTCATGTATGCTGTGGTAGCCTCACATAAGAGTATTTAGTCCTTGTGTCTAAAGAGACTTTTTATGTTGGTCATCCAAGTCAGGACAAACACATGCTTGCTGACTTAAAATAAAGATTCACACAGGTGGAATGGTTTTGGGATCTAAAGATTAAACATAATGACATAAAGGTTGAGTGTTCTTTGATGAACAACCTATATGGATTGTAGGGAGCCTCAGGACAAAGCCCACAAAAGCAAGAGGAAAGGCTTTGAGGATCCTGTGTGAGACTTATTTGACTGTGTGACGCAAACTCTCGTACATTAATCATCCACAACGACAATATGCTAACTGGTCACGCAGGACTTGGAGAATCAGGGGGTCAGAGCGATCCCGCTTAAAGAATGGTGAGAACGGGAGCGAGGAGAGCATCTGCCTGACCGATCAGTGCCAAAGTGACAAAGGTCACTCTGTCTACTCAGTCACAACATATGCATGCCCTCACCTGCAAGTAGTACAAATCTCATTTCCTTCTTGTGATCAAGATTGAGGAATCTAATTGAGTCCATGTTATATTTATTGACTTggaaattcatttgtacccttctcctgactgttATCTTTGAACAAAATGATCCCGCTAGTGCCGTGGAAGCCCTCTGTCGACAATGGCTTGAACTATTAGGTGTGATGAcgtaaatgtcaggaaaagtctACTTGAACATCTGACCTTTATTCTTGGCCTCTCATTGGCATTTgaaatggtgacaggtgtgtgctgactcacgTTTAACATGAACTGGAATGTGACCGGTTGATTCTGAGACACAGCCACAGCACATTTTTGCAACTCAGTTGCTTATTTTTAGTACCACTCTCTAAAAGATTTAGTTATAAGTTGTAGAggtaataggctttacacgatcaggatttttggggccaatcaccgatcagcgagtttaaaaaaccaataaccgatcaccgatctcttcacaagatggagcaatgtgtctatttaaataacttgttcatttattgtataaacTAGTGGACTGTATACTGAGtgtcttcaaaagtattctctgttcaggtcatgtattctaatcagtcaggtcaaaccaacatgacaacatgatgggtgctaacttactgtcatgaAATTACTTCattctaattaaattacttcacacacaccgaaacattagagcatgattcgacagaacgctggcatgtttacgtacaaccattagtgctagcacaagcttgctaggctacataacgttttttgttgcctgcttgcgagcgttATCGTATTAAAACTACGTTAACATATCTCAAGCAgtccttaaatgaacgtcctctcccgagcaccggtgaccaccaccacacgtttttccccctttttgttCTGATAATACATGTGGCGCCATCTATTGTTGTTggcgtcgccatggtaacaagtgcATCCGATCGCGTGAGTTGAGTGACAAAATAAAGCCCAGCGATCGGATAAGATGGGATGCGGGTAggctgacagtgcaatcgtgaaagatcaaatttgtcttgtagtcttacGCATTGTccgtctcagacgtgttgtctgtcccacaccgttgcaatgttattaaaaaaaataactttattggcggtcacattaaacatgaaacaaggttaaaaataaactagcttttggattcaaataaactgtacacgatggcgacacagagtaaatgtcttttgcggagtctttaatcggatcggcaaattatgacattaaaacccATCAtctaatcagcataaaatgctaaatatcggccaataccgatcaagccgatcagatcggtgtgaaGTCTGGTttaccttggtctcatttttatatcacaaaaatctggcatttgaacacggTTATGCAGCCCTTTTATATATTCAATTTTGGCTAATAGCATAGCCCAAGATCCTATGCAAATAATTATCTGCACAACATTGTGTTATTCTGTAAGTGCTATGAactttttcttctctctttcgGTTTGCGGCTGTTATTCGGCATTATCGTAACAAAGGTAAGACTGATTTGACTGATGACGTGTGCAGACCTATGATCAGATTTTATCTCCATCTTCAAAGAGTTTGTGTCTTGGACAGAGGCTCTTTTGATTTCTCATGACATCACCAGCACTCTACTGCAGCCTTGAGCGTTGTTGCAGTCTTTTAGAACAGTGACTGGAATCAAGGTCCATGTATACAATTCCCATTTAATGTCTGTATCTGAACTGGATTGTCTGTTAACACCAGGCATTGACATCCCAGAAATAAACAATGATACATTCAGAATACAACTATTACACATTTCATACAGTTTTGTTGGCCTGGGCTGACTTTTCCTCCATACTGATTTGAAGAAGGGAATCATTTTGCTATATAATGATCCTCTGATGTATTATACTGCGTTAAACCATATGGAATTGTCTATGCTTTCAATGTGGTCTAGATTTACAGCGGGTGTTTTTCTTAATATGAATATTTGTGTTGTTATATACATACCCAGGTGTATGTATATATCAGCAATCAGTGTATTTCGATAACGCCAAGCTCACGTTGACGTATTTACATATCCCATTGTGTCACTGGAGAGCAACGCATCTGAACTGTGTCAAGTTGTGTGCCAACTTCATAGTCAGCATATTTGCTCGGGATGACATTTTTTCTTTGAGCCCTGTAACAATATGCTTCTTTATATTATTTCACGCTTAGTTTATCTGTTTAGCAACACTGGAATAACTTAAAATGGACTATCACTAAACTTCATTTGACCCTCCCTAAACTTTGGAATGCATATGTCGGaaagttcaatgtttcagtattttttgcacaacttgctgttctctaacaatgAGCTTAACGAAAAATTGACAACAGATGTCTGATCCATGAATCATTCATTAAATGCTCCAGAGCGCCGACTTCActacctttctgtgactcttccagtctcgtCTTATCTCTTTTGCAACCTGCGGATGACACTGTAACACTTTCCTGAGACCATGCTGTTTGAAACGTCGAGATGGTGAGGTACTGctgatcaattgttaggtgtcgTCATGAtgccaaaatgtgaacagcatgatgaagagggcTGTTTAAATATCAGTTCGAATTGAACCAGAAAATGTattaatccattcattcatcaaacacctgctgtacactgaaaaaaaagagtcgtttgaatttacttaatttgaacatgtacatcaattgcgcatgattaaaatgtgttaaaatgacataatttatccctccttaaaaacatatatatatatatatatatataaaatgtctgTATCAATAGACTAGaaagcctttattgtcattagtTTTGTAGGTACAATAAAATTGGGGTGCAACtccaagtttgttttttaacaacaaaaaaattataataataggaAATAAAGATAAATGCgttacacaaccccaattccaatgaagttgggacgttgtgttaaacgtaaataaaaacagaatccaatgatttgcaaataatgttcaacctatatttaattgaatacactacaaagacaatatattaaatgttcaaactgataaacttgattgtttttagcaaataatcattaacttagaattttatggctgcaacacgttccaagaaagctgggacaggtggcaaaaaagattgagaaagttgaggaatgctcatcaaacaactgtttggaacatcccacaggtgaacaggctaattgggaacaggtgggtgccatgatcgagtataaaaggagcttccctgaattgctcagaagcaaagatggggcaaggttcacctctttgtgaacaagtgcgtgagaaaatagtccaacagtttaaggacaatgttcctcaacgtacaattgcaaggaatttagggatttcatcatctacggtccatcatatcatcaaaaggttccgaaaatctggagaaatcactgcatgtaagcggcaaggctgaaaaccaacattgcatgcccatgaccttcgatccctcaaacggcactgcatcaaaaaccgacatcaatgtgtaatggatatcaccacatgggctcaggaacacttcagaaaaccaatctcagtaaatacagttcggcgctacatccgtaagtgcaacttgaaacactactatgcaaagcgaaagccatttatcaacaacacccagaaacgccgccggcttctctgggcccgagctcatctaagatggactgatgcaaagtggaaaagtgttctgtggtccgacgagtccacatttcaaattgtttttggaaattgtggatgtcgcgtcctccgggccaaagtggaaaagagccatccggactgttatggacgcaaagttcaaaagccagcatctgtgatagtatggggctgtgttagtgccaatggcatggctaacttacacatctgtgaaggcaccattaatgctgaaaggtacatacagccttttggagaaacatatgctgccatccaagcaacgtctttttcatggacgcccctgcttatttcagcaagacaatgccaaaccacattctgcatgtgttacaacagcgtggcttcgtagtaaaagagtactagactgggctgcctgcagtccagacctgtctcccattgaaaacgtgtggcgcattatgaagcgtaaaatacgacaacggagaccccggactgttggagcagctgaagctatacatcaagcaaaaatgggaaagaattccacctacaaagcgtcaacaattagtgccctcagtgcccaaacatttattgaatgttgttaaaagaaaaggtgatgtaacagtggtaaacatgaccgtgtcccagcttttttggaacgtgtcgcagccataacattcaaagttaatgattatttggccctgtgattggctggcgaccggttcagggtgtaccccgcctcccgtccgaagatagctgggataggttccagcagcccgcgaccctagtgaggataagccgtaaagaaaatggatggatgattatttgctaaaaaacaatcaagtctatcagtttgaacatgaaatatcttgtctttgtagtgtattcaaataaatataagttgaacatgatttgcaaatcgttgtattctgtttatatttttgtttaacacaccgtcccaacttcattggaattggggttgtactaaacAATACTGTAATCAAGCGCACATGGCACATGGCAAAATAAGACACACGTTATGTgagctacagtatgtactgcAAATTAACatgattgattttaaaaattacacaCTCCAAATATATTCATTGTGGCATATTGTGAGCCACTTTTCAAATGGTCTGCAATAGTTGTACACCTCTGCATAACATTGTGCCTTTAGCGCTCCCTTTTGGCCATTTTGATAAATGCAGCCTCAAGTGCCTTCGCTCGCTTTCGACAAAAGTATTTCGACATCCTTTCAATGACCCGGTGCACAAAGCAAAGGCCATAAAGGTGAAATTGCAGTTTTGTGAGATATCAACCCCACAAAAACATCTTTGGGAAGAACTATGTGTCCGCAACGTGAGCCGCAACCGTTCTTCTGAGTAGCCGGAATGGACAAAAAAGTCCCACTGACAAATGCAAatccatatttgtattttttttccccccatttttcaCTCACCTGTAGCTGTCCCAATACTTTCGTCCTTTCATAGGGAGTCCTTACTTCACAACAGAGTTCAGTTCATACGGCAGGGACAATAAGTGGAATAGCCTActatttggatttaaaaaataaaaatacacgtCATAGCAAATATTAAATAATCAAAAGAAAAACGTCGTATGACAGTAACTGAGTATTCCCCTTTTGTCCGTCGTGATCACATTTTCTTAGGCTGCTGCACAGACTAGTTCATCATTCGCCTCCTCAAAGTGTCATCATTAGGCCCGCAGTCAATTTTGGTAtgaaaaacatgatgaaatccGATGAAAAGCGATTAGTACggcagtaactgagcgtgccttgtACTGGCGTGTGACGGTGTAGCATGCAGATCTGAACCTCATGTCGAGACATCAGTAAACCGCGATGACCCGCTTTATTGTAAAGCTGCAAACAGAAGGCAAAAGCTCAACTTGACGATTCACATATTTCATTGGCAGATGGAATTTTCGAGGGCGGAATGTTGTGTGAATTAAGCCGTTTCCGCAATTGTTTCATATCCTTCTTGTCCAACTTGAAGTGGATGTACTAGCACACTCTGTCATACAGTAGTAGAAAACACGTCAGGCTACTAGTATGACACTCTACTCATGCGCCATACTTGTACTAGTGCACCGAATTGTCTTGGACTTAAAGCGgaatatcaaggatatcgaatactCGAAGGGCTTTTCATAGCGTGCGATTAGTACACACTGCTAGTGCAACCTACAGGCAACTAGTAGGACATTTTTGTTACACGTATGACAGTTCCGCACACTAGTAGACTACATTTTActcgtgaggcaaaactgtgtaCTTGTTGACAACCGTGTGCGACTAGTAACTGCCAGTCACATTATACATGTCTACTAGTTAACGACTAGaacactagtagtactagtagggtgcaaatgtcaactagtgcagatTTGCCTCATTAGGAAGGTGCACTAGTGTTACGTGGgcaccctctagtggtatgcgaaaTAATAACTGCCTGAGTGCAGTTCAGTTGATTTGAACTTTTTTAAAgttcaataaatttgcatttcatctttaagaaGTGTTTGTTTGTAAACATGTATTTaggtgtaatttttttaatttctattttATGTGCATTTACATGTTATCATGATGTAAATGTCTTTGTATTCTCCCGCGTTAATGTTGatattgtgcattttgtttCGGTGGTTTGAAATATGAGTTATCATTTTTTAGTGTCCGTGCacaacccagataagtggatgttccattaaaaataataataataataatgaaaaaattcCAAACATATAAAGATGAAAcagttcaaaagtcaatgttgtATGTGTTCAAGTGTAACTACTTTTTCCAAATCTCAGACCAACTAATAATTTGCGCCACAAGTGTTTGCGGCTGAATGGCacgtgaccagagagagccaatcacaaggaggggggggggggggttgattaATCCGggcttttgcagctatttttcaaatgtgactaaaattgtaatcgtTGAAATTTGTAAGAGCAACTGTAATGGAATTGCACATCTGTCCCCAGCAATATAATGAGTTTTGCAATTCGATTACATAATGTAATTAGTTCCTCCCCAACGGGAGAAAGAGCCACTGATGCTGCatatctggggggggggggggggggggggggggggggggcgcagaAATCTTTTCCCGAGGAAAGGGAACACTGCGTCCACTGTTGTATTCCATCGCGCCGTTTATCGGATTGAGACAACTTTATTCCAGTGACTTGGGGGGGGAATTGGAAGACTGACTGACGCACCAGTGGGAGCTCGCTCGGCGTTTTACTGCGCTCTACGGACCACCCCGTCAGCCGGCCGTGACGTCCGCGGGGTGGGGGCGGGGCTCCGCGCGCGCGCCCTTAAATACGGCTCCGACCCCTCATCTCCGCAAGACGCGCAAGCACGCCGGCCAGCCAAGAGACACAACGGAAGACGCCATGATCAAGAAAATGTCCCCCTCGGAGAGCGACTTCGACATCCCGGCCAAGAACTGCTACCGGATGGTGATTCTGGGCTCCACCAAAGTGGGCAAAACGGCCATCGTGTCCCGCTTCCTCAGCGGGAGGTTCGACGAGCAGTACACGCCGACGATAGAAGACTTCCACCGGAAACTGTACAGCATCAAGGGGGACGTTTACCAGCTTGACATCTTGGATACGTCTGGCAACCATCCGTTCCCGGCCATGCGCAGGCTCTCCATCCTGACAGGTGCGCACGCACTATTTGCCATTATCACGACGATTATTATTGTTCCGATgacgtgtttgtttgtttgtttgtttgtcggaTGCACAAATGTGCAAATAATAACGACAAGTCAACTTTTCTTCCCCCTCGCAGGCGACGTCTTCATCCTGGTCTTCAGCCTGGACAACAGAGACTCCTTCCACGAGGTCCAGCGCCTCAAGCGTCAAATCTACGAGACCAAGTCGtgcctgaaaaacaaaatgaaggagaACCTCGACGTGCCCCTGGTCATCTGCGGCAACAAGGGCGACCGCGAGTTCTACCGCGAGGTGCGGCGCGACGAGATCGAGCAGCTGGTGGACGGCGGCGACGACGACAAGTGCGCCTACTTCGAGATCTCCGCCAAGCGCAACGAGAACGTGGACCGCATGTTCCGGACGCTCTTCACCCTGGCCAAGCTGCCGCACGAGATGAGCCCCGACCTGCACAGGAAGGTGTCGGTGCAGTACTGCGACATGCTGCGCAGAAAGTCGCTGAAGAACAAGAAGGTGAAGGACGTCCCGGAGGCCTACGGCATGGTCACGCCGTACGCGCGGAGACCCAGCGTGCACAGCGACCTCATGTACATTAAGGAGAAAGCCGTCGGTGGAGGGCAGGCCAAAGATAAAGAAAGGTGCGTTATTAGTTAAGAGGAGTCGTTGTCAGAGGACAtttgcgggaaaaaaaaaagaaagaaagaaagaaagaaaaagaaaaagcaaaagcaaccatgtttttttttttggcgttgATACTCCAGCTTGCGCGCGCGCACGTGGAGGCGCCGACGCAGAAGTGTCACCATGGatacggagagagagagagagagagaaaaaaaacaaccaaccaaccattcCACACCCACGACAGATTCAAAGAATGTTCGCTTGTTCTGTCCACCCATGTGACTTGTCATCACCATACTTTATGCGCGTCATgcgtaaaagaaaacaaaaaaaaaaaagtatttttgttgaCGTCATCAGAGACTCTTACACCGCAGCAGTGGACAATAATGTTGTTTAcatctttgtttttataatgaCCACACTTGAATGTTCCTCTGCAATCAGCACTGTTTTtacgtactgtatatttattgtaactgcgacttttttttttttttttttttttcaaaagaaaactgaatataataataataaaaaaaaaagttgaaatatcaCCTCCTGCATCCTtcaatttatttagcttttgAGGTCCTCATAAGCATCCatccgcacacacacaaacttgcaCAAGTCAATTTTGTTGATTAATAAGAGATTTATCCTCAGGTTGTTCCATAAACACATAAATCAAGCCATCAAGTAGGCCTACAATCACCTCACAGTAGTGGTAGGGGGAACAAATACTCACACTCTTAAGGAGaagtaaactttaaaaaaaaaaaaaagattggtcAAAGAAGTTCTTATTCAAGTccttcaagtaaaaataaaaaaataaaaagtgctgATGAAGCACAAAGTAAACGACATTCATTTTCACTGCCAATTATATAAATACTTGTTTTAATAactaacaatgaaaaaaaactgcatacaAAATAGCTTCCCTCTAACTGCATATTTACTTATAGTCACATGTTGTTCACTCAAAATCTTCCCAGGAATATTTGGCTTCTTTCAACTCAAAACTAATCTACAGTAATTACAAATAAGAGTGAAAATGGTCTAAAAACAAGTTATCTCTTTTTTTAGGAgatgagttttatttttaagttgaaTTCGTCTTATTTTAAGTCTAAACAAATGTAAGTTTTTCCGGTGTCTAAGAGTGTCTAACAATAACAACTgcaaaaaatacacattacttTCTTTCCACATTAAAGCGTGAATTTCTGAATGTTCATTGTTCATTGTTGTAGCTGATAACATTTTGATGTTCTGTGGAATAAAGACATGGGTTGATTATTATCTTGCTTCTCCAATTCTGTTGCCTTCGCCGTTGATGCTTCCTGGTTTTCTACGAGTCCCCAAAGATCTCAAGCCATCAAGATTTTAACCGCCGGTTGACTTTTCCTTgcggtgtcttttttttttactttgtgtcaTCATCCGTGGAGGAGAGTTTGACAAAGTACAGATCTCGCTTTGCAAATTTAGGAAGTACAagtaaagtaaacaaaaaaaatttatttcttCAAGGTCCCATGCcaacaatatatatttgttttttttatactgttttatgcataacataagTCAACATGAGTCTGTGACGTCAATGCTGTGTGTCGATGAAATGCAAAAGGCAGTACAGGCGTTTGCCTTATTTATCACGGGGTTTTTTTTATTCCGGACCACCCCTGCAATATGTGAAGGCCAAGAAGTAGCGACCACATATTTTCgagattatttatacatattttaaagctgtatgattCTCTCCAGACTCTTAATAAATCTTCCCCACACCCTTATTAGCCTCTACTATACACTTACAAGTACTTTCTATACTTTTAAataccttttaaactcttattaatgcacagtagtactgtacactatataCATTTGATTTCTTGTAGTATccgttttaattattttttcttttgtttgtttgtttgtttgttttttcttacagttttaatgttttaggctaggaagcgtttattttaccacaatttaaaaaaaaacttcagcaTAAACTCTAAATCCGACAATATGGAAAATTATGCATAATacgaatatgaaaaaaaaataattgcatgcACTGAATTTGCAATAGGTGAACCACGATCTAGCAATAGaacggcatttaaaaaaaaggcatccTTGGCATTTCCCACCTAAATTATCTTGCAATCccaataaaaatacatcaagtattatggaaaaatataaacgtaatttgatggcatgggacctttaagtcgGCCTAAAGAACAGATAccttaaaaaagaaatctgctgatgtacagtaaaaaagtatttgtactgaGCTATTTGGAACCATTGGTCcgttcatccatttttctatacCGCATGTCCTCATTAAGATTATATAGCAAATACAGACGGACATCCAAcacagtgagaacatgcaagctcctcACCAGTGGAGGGCGTGGACTCAAACCCCTtgcctctcaactgtgaggcagacgtgctaaccactactccAACCATAGTATAGTGACTATGCATATACAGGTATctgtacctaaaaaaaaaaaaacgaatgaagaaaaacaaaaaactggttTTAGTTAATGAAAAATGTTCCTATCCTCTACATGGGGCATGTTTGAATTTTGGCTCACACCCTCCTGGATGGAGTATGTTCTCACttgcttgtgtgtattttccaCAGGTAGGCCTACTCTTACTTCCttacacattcccaaaataacgTACTGTATATTCAGTTAACAGAAGAGGACCAGTGAATGCCACCTCTCTCTTTAAGTCAGCTGGGTCGGCTCAAgatcacccgtgaccctaatgaggacaaaatggatcgatatacagtacagtacattgacTAGTCTCAACTCTAGTCACACCTGAATAGTCAAGAACTGTCCCAAATTTGCCTTTATTAAGTTAGAATGCTGAGCCTTGATGAGTCTTGATTTAACagtatgtttgttgttgtggtcGTAGTTTGTAGCAGTGTAGAAATTTGCACAGTAACATGCTGAGatgtgttcctaatattttggcaaTTTATCAATCCACGAGAGGCACGATATGAGaaacaaactacaaccacaacgaTAAACAGCTTGtgaaattcattcaaattgaCTCTGTTAGATCTATTTAGAAATACCTCATATAAAGTCCAGCACCCGGTGTGAACAACAAAACCAGAttggacaccaaatgtttttgttttcatactgGAGGGCGCTTCGAAAGCTGCGTGCGTGCTTTGCCTGTTCACAGTTTGTCCTCATCAACCTCTGCAGCAATTCTGCTCAGACGAGCCAGTGCCACAGTGTCCGGTGTGACGCGCAAGCTTCTCGTTTCTACCACCGATAAGCCTGTCGACTGTGTGCgcacgtatgtgtgtgtgtgtgtgtgtgtgtgtttgtgtgtgtgtgcgcgcgcgcacgtgtGCAAGAGCGAGACAGTGTGTCAGACCCACAGCTGTGGGCTCCAATACTGCCCCGCTGCAAATCGGTAACACTAT containing:
- the LOC133469203 gene encoding dexamethasone-induced Ras-related protein 1-like, yielding MIKKMSPSESDFDIPAKNCYRMVILGSTKVGKTAIVSRFLSGRFDEQYTPTIEDFHRKLYSIKGDVYQLDILDTSGNHPFPAMRRLSILTGDVFILVFSLDNRDSFHEVQRLKRQIYETKSCLKNKMKENLDVPLVICGNKGDREFYREVRRDEIEQLVDGGDDDKCAYFEISAKRNENVDRMFRTLFTLAKLPHEMSPDLHRKVSVQYCDMLRRKSLKNKKVKDVPEAYGMVTPYARRPSVHSDLMYIKEKAVGGGQAKDKESLRARTWRRRRRSVTMDTEREREREKKQPTNHSTPTTDSKNVRLFCPPM